The following proteins come from a genomic window of Trifolium pratense cultivar HEN17-A07 linkage group LG4, ARS_RC_1.1, whole genome shotgun sequence:
- the LOC123919909 gene encoding heavy metal-associated isoprenylated plant protein 3 isoform X1, with amino-acid sequence MGKKKNKSNGGENNNNGGNEENNNNGGKEENNNGGNKENNNNNNTMILKVHMHCDGCASKITKYLHSIKGVETVKTESETGKVTVTGKVDPTKVRDNLAEKTKKKVELISPQPKKEKENNKKENEPNNNKSDDKKTKDNKELITTSVLKMVLHCQGCIDKIEKIVMKTKGVIDMKIDKEKNNVTVKGTMDVKGLVENLSEKLKKKVEVVPPKKDKEGGGGGDGGGGGKKKNKGGGGGGGGEEGGDNGNNGGGEVKMMEHLVQVQPPYGFGYGNVEGYNGQVYQELIHFHMNSQPPQMFSDENPNACIVM; translated from the exons ATGGGG aagaagaaaaataagagtaaTGGAGGagaaaacaacaacaatggaggaaatgaagaaaacaacaacaatggAGGAAAGGAAGAAAACAACAATGGCGGAAATAaggaaaacaacaacaacaacaacacaatgATCTTGAAAGTTCATATGCATTGTGACGGTTGTGCTTCCAAAATCACCAAATACCTTCACTCAATCAAAG GTGTTGAAACGGTGAAAACAGAGAGTGAGACCGGAAAAGTAACCGTCACCGGTAAAGTGGACCCCACAAAAGTGAGGGATAATCTTGCAGAGAAGACAAAGAAGAAAGTTGAACTTATTTCTCCACAACCTAAAAAGGAGAAAGAGAATAACAAGAAGGAAAATGAACCAAACAATAACAAATCTGATGACAAAAAAACCAAAGATAATAAAGAG TTGATTACTACTTCTGTTTTGAAAATGGTACTACACTGTCAAGGTTGTATTGACAAGATTGAAAAGATTGTGATGAAAACTAAAG GGGTTATTGATATGAAGATAGACAAAGAGAAGAATAATGTGACTGTTAAGGGTACAATGGATGTGAAAGGACTAGTTGAGAATTTATCAGAGAAGCTTAAGAAGAAAGTTGAGGTTGTCCCTCCTAAGAAAGACAAggaaggtggtggtggtggtgatggtggtggaggagggaagaaaaagaacaagggtggtggtggtggaggaggaggagaagaAGGGGGAGATAATGGTAACAATGGAGGAGGAGAAGTTAAAATGATGGAGCATTTGGTTCAAGTTCAACCACCATATGGTTTTGGTTATGGAAATGTTGAGGGATATAATGGACAAGTTTACCAAGAGTTGATACATTTTCATATGAATTCACAACCACCACAAATGTTTAGTGATGAGAATCCTAATGCATGCATTGTCATGTGA
- the LOC123919909 gene encoding heavy metal-associated isoprenylated plant protein 3 isoform X2 — MGKKKNKSNGGENNNNGGNEENNNNGGKEENNNGGNKENNNNNNTMILKVHMHCDGCASKITKYLHSIKGVETVKTESETGKVTVTGKVDPTKVRDNLAEKTKKKVELISPQPKKEKENNKKENEPNNNKSDDKKTKDNKELITTSVLKMVLHCQGCIDKIEKIVMKTKGVIDMKIDKEKNNVTVKGTMDVKGLVENLSEKLKKKVEVVPPKKDKEGGGGGDGGGGGKKKNKGGGGGGGGEEGGDNGNNGGGEVKMMEHLVQVQPPYGFGYGNVEGYNGQVYQEMFSDENPNACIVM, encoded by the exons ATGGGG aagaagaaaaataagagtaaTGGAGGagaaaacaacaacaatggaggaaatgaagaaaacaacaacaatggAGGAAAGGAAGAAAACAACAATGGCGGAAATAaggaaaacaacaacaacaacaacacaatgATCTTGAAAGTTCATATGCATTGTGACGGTTGTGCTTCCAAAATCACCAAATACCTTCACTCAATCAAAG GTGTTGAAACGGTGAAAACAGAGAGTGAGACCGGAAAAGTAACCGTCACCGGTAAAGTGGACCCCACAAAAGTGAGGGATAATCTTGCAGAGAAGACAAAGAAGAAAGTTGAACTTATTTCTCCACAACCTAAAAAGGAGAAAGAGAATAACAAGAAGGAAAATGAACCAAACAATAACAAATCTGATGACAAAAAAACCAAAGATAATAAAGAG TTGATTACTACTTCTGTTTTGAAAATGGTACTACACTGTCAAGGTTGTATTGACAAGATTGAAAAGATTGTGATGAAAACTAAAG GGGTTATTGATATGAAGATAGACAAAGAGAAGAATAATGTGACTGTTAAGGGTACAATGGATGTGAAAGGACTAGTTGAGAATTTATCAGAGAAGCTTAAGAAGAAAGTTGAGGTTGTCCCTCCTAAGAAAGACAAggaaggtggtggtggtggtgatggtggtggaggagggaagaaaaagaacaagggtggtggtggtggaggaggaggagaagaAGGGGGAGATAATGGTAACAATGGAGGAGGAGAAGTTAAAATGATGGAGCATTTGGTTCAAGTTCAACCACCATATGGTTTTGGTTATGGAAATGTTGAGGGATATAATGGACAAGTTTACCAAG AAATGTTTAGTGATGAGAATCCTAATGCATGCATTGTCATGTGA